One segment of Setaria viridis chromosome 4, Setaria_viridis_v4.0, whole genome shotgun sequence DNA contains the following:
- the LOC117852393 gene encoding transketolase, chloroplastic, whose product MAAHSVAAAHATIAARAGPAPGAAASAPAERLGFRRLSSLAGRGLRSPAPARRAPSAAASRRQRVVRAAAVEALEGKAATGELLEKSVNTIRFLAIDAVEKANSGHPGLPMGCAPMGHILYDEVMRYNPKNPYWFNRDRFVLSAGHGCMLQYALLHLAGYDSVKEEDLKQFRQWGSRTPGHPENFETPGVEVTTGPLGQGIANAVGLALAEKHLAARFNKPDSEIVDHYTYAILGDGCQMEGIANEACSLAGHWGLGKLIAFYDDNHISIDGDTEIAFTEDVSTRFEALGWHTIWVKNGNTGYDDIRAAIKEAKAVTDKPTLIKVTTTIGFGSPNKSNSYSVHGSALGTKEVEATRQNLGWPYEAFFVPEDVKSHWSRHTPEGAALEADWNAKFAEYEKKYPEDAATLKSIITGELPTGWADALPKYTPEIPGDATRNLSQQCLNALAKVVPGLIGGSADLASSNMTLLKMFGDFQKDTPEERNVRFGVREHGMGAICNGIALHSPGFVPYCATFFVFTDYMRGAMRISALSEAGVIYVMTHDSIGLGEDGPTHQPIEHLVSFRAMPNILMLRPADGNETAGAYKVAVLNRKRPSVLALSRQKLPNLPGTSIEGVEKGGYTISDNSTGNKPDLIVMGTGSELEIAAKAADELRKEGKTVRVVSFVSWELFEEQSDEYKESVLPASVSARISIEAGSTLGWQKYVGAQGKAIGIDKFGASAPAGKIYQEYGITVESILAAAKSF is encoded by the exons ATGGCCGCGcactccgtcgccgccgcgcacgccaccatcgccgcgcgcgcgggccccgcgcccggcgccgcggcgtcggcccCGGCCGAGCGCCTCGGCTTCCGCCGCCTCAGCTcgctcgccggccgcggcctgcggtccccggcgccggcccgccgcgcgccctccgcggccgcctcccgccgccagcgcgtcgtgcgcgccgccgccgtcgaggcgcTCGAGGGCAAGGCTGCCACCGGCGAGCTGCTCGAGAAGTCGGTCAACACGATCCGGTTCCTGGCCATCGACGCCGTCGAGAAGGCCAACTCCGGCCACCCGGGGCTCCCCATGGGATGCGCGCCCATGGGACACATCCTCTACGACGAGGTCATGCGCTACAACCCCAAGAACCCCTACTGGTTCAACCGCGACCGCTTCGTCCTCTCCGCCGGCCACGGCTGCATGCTCCAGTACGCCCTGCTCCACCTCGCCGGATACGACAGCGTCAAG GAGGAGGACTTGAAGCAATTCAGGCAATGGGGAAGCAGGACACCCGGCCACCCTGAGAACTTTGAGACTCCAGGAGTTGAAGTTACCACTG GACCTCTTGGTCAGGGTATTGCCAATGCTGTTGGGTTGGCACTTGCCGAGAAGCACCTGGCTGCTCGCTTCAACAAGCCTGACAGTGAGATCGTCGACCACTACAC GTATGCTATTTTGGGAGATGGTTGCCAAATGGAGGGTATTGCCAATGAAGCTTGCTCCTTGGCTGGACACTGGGGTCTTGGCAAGTTGATTGCTTTCTACGATGACAACCACATTTCCATTGATGGAGATACAGAGATCGCGTTCACAGAGGATGTGAGCACCCGTTTTGAGGCTCTTGGGTGGCACACAATCTGGGTTAAGAATGGAAACACTGGCTATGATGACATCCGTGCGGCCATTAAGGAAGCAAAGGCAGTTACTGACAAGCCTACCTTAATCAAG GTGACTACCACGATCGGTTTTGGATCTCCGAACAAGTCCAACTCATACAGCGTTCACGGAAGTGCATTGGGCACCAAAGAGGTCGAAGCAACCAGGCAGAACCTTGGATGGCCCTATGAGGCATTCTTTGTGCCGGAGGATGTCAAGAG CCACTGGAGCCGCCACACGCCTGAAGGTGCTGCACTTGAGGCTGATTGGAATGCTAAGTTTGCAGAGTACGAGAAGAAGTACCCAGAGGATGCAGCAACCTTGAAAAGTATCATCACAGGGGAGTTACCCACTGGCTGGGCTGATGCTCTCCCT aaATACACTCCAGAGATCCCAGGAGATGCCACCAGGAACCTCTCCCAGCAGTGCTTGAACGCACTTGCTAAAGTTGTGCCTGGTCTTATTGGAGGTAGTGCTGATCTGGCGTCCTCCAACATGACATTGCTTAAGATGTTTGGTGACTTCCAGAAGGATACACCTGAGGAGCGCAATGTCCGCTTTGGAGTCAGGGAGCACGGAATGGGTGCCATTTGCAATGGCATTGCTCTGCACAGCCCAGGGTTTGTTCCATACTGTGCTACTTTCTTTGTCTTCACCGATTACATGAGAGGTGCCATGAGGATCTCAGCTTTGTCTGAAGCTGGAGTTATCTATGTTATGACCCACGACTCTATTGGTCTCGGAGAAGATGGTCCGACCCATCAGCCCATTGAGCACTTGGTGAGTTTCCGCGCAATGCCCAACATATTGATGCTCCGTCCTGCTGATGGTAATGAGACCGCTGGAGCATACAAAGTTGCAGTTCTCAACAGGAAGAGGCCATCTGTTCTCGCTCTCTCCAGGCAAAAGCTTCCTAATCTGCCTGGTACCTCAATTGAGGGTGTTGAGAAGGGTGGATATACCATCTCTGACAACTCAACTGGCAACAAGCCTGACCTCATTGTGATGGGTACCGGTTCTGAACTGGAGATTGCTGCCAAGGCTGCTGATGAGTTGAGGAAGGAGGGGAAGACCGTCCGTGTTGTGTCATTCGTTTCCTGGGAGCTTTTCGAGGAGCAGTCAGATGAATACAAGGAGAGCGTTCTCCCTGCGTCTGTTTCTGCGAGAATCAGTATTGAGGCAGGGTCTACTCTCGGATGGCAGAAGTACGTCGGAGCCCAGGGCAAGGCCATTGGCATCGACAAATTCGGTGCAAGTGCTCCTGCTGGAAAGATCTACCAGGAGTACGGCATCACTGTGGAGAGCATCCTCGCGGCAGCCAAGAGCTTTTAA
- the LOC117852394 gene encoding 3-phosphoshikimate 1-carboxyvinyltransferase 2: MAAMASRAAAATASLDLAAAPALSRRCHRPTSARPSAAAAARGLRMRGAARVVVAAAAAAAAPAKAGAEEVVLQPIREISGTVKLPGSKSLSNRILLLSALAEGTTVVDNLLDSEDVHYMLGALKALGLSVEADKAAKRAVVAGCGGKFPVEKDAKEEVQLFLGNAGTAMRPLTAAVTAAGGNATYVLDGVPRMRERPIGDLVVGLKQLGADVDCFLGTDCPPVRVKGIGGLPGGKVKLSGSISSQYLSALLMAAPLALGDVEIEIIDKLISIPYVDMTLRLMERFGVKAEHSDNWDRFYIKGGQKYKSPKNAYVEGDASSASYFLAGAAITGGTVTVEGCGTTSLQGDVKFAEVLEKMGAKVTWTETSVTVTGPPREPFGRKHLKAIDVNMNKMPDVAMTLAVVALFADGPTAIRDVASWRVKETERMVAIRTELTKLGASVEEGPDYCIITPPEKLNVTAIDTYDDHRMAMAFSLAACAEVPVTIRDPGCTRKTFPDYFDVLSTFVKN; encoded by the exons ATGGCGGCCATGGCGTCCagggccgccgcggccaccgcgtcgctcgacctcgccgccgcgccggccctctcgcgccgctgccaccgcccgACCTCGGCGcgcccatccgccgccgccgccgcccgcggacTGCGGAtgcgcggggcggcgcgggtggtggtggcggccgcggcggcggcggcggcaccggcgaaggccggcgcggaggaggtcGTGCTGCAGCCCATCAGGGAGATCTCCGGCACCGTCAAGCTGCCCGGGTCCAAGTCGCTCTCCAACCGGATCCTCCTGCTCTCCGCCCTAGCCGAG GGGACGACAGTGGTTGACAACCTGCTGGATAGTGAGGATGTCCACTACATGCTTGGGGCCTTGAAGGCCCTCGGGCTCTCCGTTGAAGCAGACAAAGCTGCCAAAAGAGCTGTAGTTGCTGGCTGTGGCGGCAAGTTCCCAGTTGAGAAGGATGCCAAAGAGGAAGTGCAGCTCTTCTTGGGGAATGCTGGAACAGCGATGCGGCCGTTGACAGCAGCCGTGACTGCTGCTGGTGGAAATGCAAC TTATGTGCTTGATGGAGTACCGAGAATGAGGGAGAGACCCATTGGCGACTTGGTTGTCGGATTGAAACAGCTGGGTGCGGATGTTGATTGTTTCCTTGGCACTGACTGCCCACCTGTTCGTGTCAAGGGGATTGGAGGGCTACCTGGCGGCAAG GTTAAGCTATCTGGCTCCATCAGCAGTCAATACTTGAGTGCCTTGTTGATGGCTGCTCCTTTAGCTCTTGGGGACGTGGAGATTGAAATCATTGATAAACTAATCTCCATTCCCTACGTCGACATGACATTGAGATTGATGGAGCGTTTTGGCGTGAAAGCAGAGCATTCTGATAACTGGGACAGGTTCTATATCAAGGGAGGCCAAAAGTACAA GTCCCCTAAGAATGCATATGTGGAAGGCGATGCCTCAAGTGCAAGCTATTTCTTGGCTGGTGCTGCAATTACCGGAGGGACTGTGACTGTTGAAGGGTGTGGCACCACTAGTTTGCAG GGTGATGTGAAATTTGCTGAGGTACTGGAGAAGATGGGAGCGAAGGTTACATGGACTGAGACTAGTGTAACTGTTACCGGTCCACCACGGGAGCCATTTGGGAGGAAACACCTAAAAGCCATTGATGTCAACATGAACAAAATGCCTGATGTCGCCATGACCCTTGCTGTTGTTGCGCTCTTTGCTGACGGCCCAACCGCTATTAGAGATG TGGCTTCCTGGAGAGTGAAGGAGACTGAGAGGATGGTTGCGATCCGGACTGAGCTCACTAAG CTCGGAGCATCAGTTGAGGAAGGTCCGGACTACTGCATCATCACGCCACCGGAGAAGCTGAACGTGACGGCGATCGACACCTACGACGACCACAGGATGGCCATGGCCTTCTCCCTCGCCGCCTGCGCCGAGGTGCCCGTCACGATCAGGGACCCCGGGTGCACCCGCAAGACCTTCCCCGACTACTTCGATGTTCTGAGCACGTTCGTCAAGAACTGA
- the LOC117852395 gene encoding small ribosomal subunit protein uS10 — protein MAAADVAYAPPMKSGKAGYEAGLLEAQHRIRITLSSRSVKNLEKVVGDLVKGAKGKELKLKGPVRMPTKVLHITTRKSPCGEGTNTWDRFEMRIHKRVIDLVSTPDVVKQITSITIEPGVEVEVTISEA, from the exons atggcggcggccgacgtGGCGTACGCGCCGCCGATGAAGTCCGGCAAGGCGGGGTACGAGGCGGGCCTGCTGGAGGCGCAGCACAGGATCCGCATCACCCTCTCCTCTAGGAGCGTCAAGAACCTCGAGAAAG TTGTCGGCGATCTGGTGAAGGGTGCCAAGGGCAAGGAGCTGAAGTTGAAGGGCCCCGTCCGCATGCCCACCAAGGTGCTCCACATCACCACCAGGAAGTCTCCCTGCGGCGAAG GCACCAACACCTGGGATCGCTTTGAGATGAGGATTCACAAGAGGGTGATTGATCTCGTCAGCACACCAGATGTGGTCAAGCAGATCACCTCCATCACCATCGAGCCAGGCGTGGAGGTTGAGGTGACGATCAGCGAAGCGTAA
- the LOC117853300 gene encoding transketolase, chloroplastic isoform X2 — translation MKAANSWNSEEKVRRRARHLPPLCSVAHAHKPSHYNMAVHSIAGAYTTIGAHSSSVPCGRAPAEHIGLRHLSALSSCSLRSPLFSHCSPVSSPSSKCAVHAIAIETPERNAASGQLLEKCVNTIRFLAIDAVENAKSGHAGMPMGCAALGHILYDEVMRYNPKNPYWFNRDRFVLSAGHGCLLQYALLYLAGYDSISEHELKQLRQWGSRTPGHPESFLTPGVEVTTGPLGQGIANAVGLALAEKHLAARFNKPGSEIVDHYTYVILGDGCQMEGISNEACSLAGHWGLGKLIAFYDDNHISVDGDTGIAFTEDVSARFEALGWHTIWVKNGNTGYDDIREAIKQAKAVTDRPTLIKVTTTIGFGSPNKANSYSAHGGPLGTKEVEATRHNLGWPYEPFVVPQDVKSHWSHHVPQGDALEADWNAKFAEYEKKYPEDAAILKIIISGELPADWVDVLPKYTQASPADATRNLSQQCLNALAKVLPGLFGGSADLASSNMTLLKMFGDFQRDTPEERNVRFGVREHGMGAICNAIALHSPDGPTHQPIEHLMNFRTMPNILMLRPADGNETSGAYKVAVLNMKRPSVLALSRQKLPHLPGTSVEGVEKGGYIISDNSTGNKPDLIMLSTGSELQIAVKAADELSREGKTVRVVSLVCWELFEEQSDEYKESVLPESVTARISIEAGCTLGWQKYVGTKGKIIGIDRFGASAPGEKIFEEYGITVGSVITAARSL, via the exons ATGAAGGCGGCGAACTCGTGGAACAGCGAGGAGAAAGTGCGGAGGAGAG CTCGTCATCTCCCACCTCTGTGCTCAGTTGCTCACGCACACAAACCATCTCATTACAACATGGCCGTGCACTCCATCGCTGGCGCATATACCACCATTGGTGCACACTCCAGCTCCGTACCCTGTGGCAGAGCACCCGCGGAGCACATTGGGCTCCGCCACCTCAGCGCACTTTCAAGCTGCAGCCTGCGCTCCCCGCTCTTTTCCCACTGCTCACCCGTGTCCTCCCCGAGCAGCAAGTGTGCTGTGCATGCCATCGCCATTGAGACGCCCGAGCGGAATGCTGCCTCTGGTCAACTACTCGAGAAGTGTGTGAACACGATACGGTTCCTGGCCATCGACGCCGTGGAGAATGCCAAATCCGGTCATGCAGGAATGCCCATGGGGTGCGCGGCCTTGGGTCACATTCTCTATGATGAGGTGATGCGGTATAACCCCAAGAACCCCTACTGGTTTAACCGAGACCGTTTCGTTCTCTCTGCTGGCCATGGGTGCTTGCTTCAGTATGCCCTTCTCTACCTAGCTGGCTATGACAGCATCAGT GAACATGAATTGAAGCAACTCAGGCAATGGGGAAGCAGGACTCCAGGCCATCCTGAAAGCTTTCTTACTCCTGGAGTTGAAGTTACCACTG GACCACTTGGTCAGGGAATCGCCAATGCAGTTGGGCTGGCACTTGCGGAGAAGCACCTGGCTGCCCGCTTCAACAAGCCTGGAAGTGAGATCGTCGATCACTACAC GTATGTTATTCTGGGAGATGGTTGCCAAATGGAGGGTATCTCCAATGAAGCTTGCTCGTTGGCTGGACACTGGGGTCTTGGCAAGCTGATTGCTTTCTATGATGACAATCACATATCTGTTGATGGAGATACAGGTATTGCATTCACAGAGGACGTAAGCGCCCGCTTTGAGGCTCTCGGATGGCACACGATATGGGTTAAGAATGGAAACACTGGCTATGATGACATCCGTGAAGCCATTAAGCAAGCTAAGGCAGTAACTGACAGGCCTACACTAATCAAA GTGACAACTACAATTGGTTTCGGATCTCCTAACAAGGCGAACTCATACAGTGCACATGGAGGTCCATTGGGCACCAAAGAGGTTGAAGCAACAAGGCACAACCTTGGATGGCCCTATGAGCCATTCGTTGTGCCCCAGGATGTCAAGAG CCATTGGAGCCACCATGTGCCACAAGGTGATGCGCTTGAGGCTGATTGGAATGCTAAGTTCGCTGAGTATGAAAAGAAGTATCCAGAGGATGCAGCAATTCTTAAAATTATCATCTCGGGGGAGCTGCCGGCTGATTGGGTTGATGTTCTTCCT AAATACACTCAGGCAAGCCCAGCAGATGCCACCAGGAATCTCTCTCAGCAGTGCTTGAATGCACTTGCTAAAGTATTGCCTGGTCTTTTTGGAGGTAGTGCTGATCTTGCGTCCTCCAACATGACACTACTTAAAATGTTTGGCGACTTCCAGAGGGATACACCTGAGGAGCGCAATGTCCGTTTTGGAGTCAGGGAGCATGGAATGGGTGCCATTTGCAACGCCATTGCTCTGCACAGTCCAG ATGGACCGACCCATCAGCCCATTGAGCATTTGATGAACTTCCGAACAATGCCCAACATATTGATGCTCCGTCCTGCGGATGGCAATGAGACTTCTGGGGCTTACAAAGTCGCAGTCCTCAACATGAAGAGGCCATCTGTTCTCGCCCTCTCCAGGCAAAAGCTTCCTCACCTGCCTGGTACCTCGGTTGAGGGTGTTGAGAAGGGTGGGTACATCATCTCCGACAACTCAACTGGGAACAAACCTGACCTCATTATGTTGAGTACCGGTTCTGAATTGCAGATTGCTGTCAAGGCTGCCGATGAGTTAAGCAGGGAGGGGAAGACTGTTCGTGTTGTGTCACTTGTTTGCTGGGAACTTTTTGAGGAACAGTCGGATGAATACAAGGAGAGTGTTCTCCCGGAGTCGGTTACTGCAAGAATTAGTATTGAAGCAGGTTGTACTCTTGGATGGCAGAAATACGTCGGGACCAAGGGAAAGATTATTGGGATCGACAGATTCGGTGCGAGTGCTCCTGGTGAAAAGATCTTCGAGGAGTATGGTATCACCGTGGGGAGTGTCATCACAGCTGCCAGGAGCTTGTGA
- the LOC117853300 gene encoding transketolase, chloroplastic isoform X1, giving the protein MKAANSWNSEEKVRRRARHLPPLCSVAHAHKPSHYNMAVHSIAGAYTTIGAHSSSVPCGRAPAEHIGLRHLSALSSCSLRSPLFSHCSPVSSPSSKCAVHAIAIETPERNAASGQLLEKCVNTIRFLAIDAVENAKSGHAGMPMGCAALGHILYDEVMRYNPKNPYWFNRDRFVLSAGHGCLLQYALLYLAGYDSISEHELKQLRQWGSRTPGHPESFLTPGVEVTTGPLGQGIANAVGLALAEKHLAARFNKPGSEIVDHYTYVILGDGCQMEGISNEACSLAGHWGLGKLIAFYDDNHISVDGDTGIAFTEDVSARFEALGWHTIWVKNGNTGYDDIREAIKQAKAVTDRPTLIKVTTTIGFGSPNKANSYSAHGGPLGTKEVEATRHNLGWPYEPFVVPQDVKSHWSHHVPQGDALEADWNAKFAEYEKKYPEDAAILKIIISGELPADWVDVLPKYTQASPADATRNLSQQCLNALAKVLPGLFGGSADLASSNMTLLKMFGDFQRDTPEERNVRFGVREHGMGAICNAIALHSPGLIPYCATDVVFTDYMRGAMRISALSEAGVIYVMTHDSIGLGADGPTHQPIEHLMNFRTMPNILMLRPADGNETSGAYKVAVLNMKRPSVLALSRQKLPHLPGTSVEGVEKGGYIISDNSTGNKPDLIMLSTGSELQIAVKAADELSREGKTVRVVSLVCWELFEEQSDEYKESVLPESVTARISIEAGCTLGWQKYVGTKGKIIGIDRFGASAPGEKIFEEYGITVGSVITAARSL; this is encoded by the exons ATGAAGGCGGCGAACTCGTGGAACAGCGAGGAGAAAGTGCGGAGGAGAG CTCGTCATCTCCCACCTCTGTGCTCAGTTGCTCACGCACACAAACCATCTCATTACAACATGGCCGTGCACTCCATCGCTGGCGCATATACCACCATTGGTGCACACTCCAGCTCCGTACCCTGTGGCAGAGCACCCGCGGAGCACATTGGGCTCCGCCACCTCAGCGCACTTTCAAGCTGCAGCCTGCGCTCCCCGCTCTTTTCCCACTGCTCACCCGTGTCCTCCCCGAGCAGCAAGTGTGCTGTGCATGCCATCGCCATTGAGACGCCCGAGCGGAATGCTGCCTCTGGTCAACTACTCGAGAAGTGTGTGAACACGATACGGTTCCTGGCCATCGACGCCGTGGAGAATGCCAAATCCGGTCATGCAGGAATGCCCATGGGGTGCGCGGCCTTGGGTCACATTCTCTATGATGAGGTGATGCGGTATAACCCCAAGAACCCCTACTGGTTTAACCGAGACCGTTTCGTTCTCTCTGCTGGCCATGGGTGCTTGCTTCAGTATGCCCTTCTCTACCTAGCTGGCTATGACAGCATCAGT GAACATGAATTGAAGCAACTCAGGCAATGGGGAAGCAGGACTCCAGGCCATCCTGAAAGCTTTCTTACTCCTGGAGTTGAAGTTACCACTG GACCACTTGGTCAGGGAATCGCCAATGCAGTTGGGCTGGCACTTGCGGAGAAGCACCTGGCTGCCCGCTTCAACAAGCCTGGAAGTGAGATCGTCGATCACTACAC GTATGTTATTCTGGGAGATGGTTGCCAAATGGAGGGTATCTCCAATGAAGCTTGCTCGTTGGCTGGACACTGGGGTCTTGGCAAGCTGATTGCTTTCTATGATGACAATCACATATCTGTTGATGGAGATACAGGTATTGCATTCACAGAGGACGTAAGCGCCCGCTTTGAGGCTCTCGGATGGCACACGATATGGGTTAAGAATGGAAACACTGGCTATGATGACATCCGTGAAGCCATTAAGCAAGCTAAGGCAGTAACTGACAGGCCTACACTAATCAAA GTGACAACTACAATTGGTTTCGGATCTCCTAACAAGGCGAACTCATACAGTGCACATGGAGGTCCATTGGGCACCAAAGAGGTTGAAGCAACAAGGCACAACCTTGGATGGCCCTATGAGCCATTCGTTGTGCCCCAGGATGTCAAGAG CCATTGGAGCCACCATGTGCCACAAGGTGATGCGCTTGAGGCTGATTGGAATGCTAAGTTCGCTGAGTATGAAAAGAAGTATCCAGAGGATGCAGCAATTCTTAAAATTATCATCTCGGGGGAGCTGCCGGCTGATTGGGTTGATGTTCTTCCT AAATACACTCAGGCAAGCCCAGCAGATGCCACCAGGAATCTCTCTCAGCAGTGCTTGAATGCACTTGCTAAAGTATTGCCTGGTCTTTTTGGAGGTAGTGCTGATCTTGCGTCCTCCAACATGACACTACTTAAAATGTTTGGCGACTTCCAGAGGGATACACCTGAGGAGCGCAATGTCCGTTTTGGAGTCAGGGAGCATGGAATGGGTGCCATTTGCAACGCCATTGCTCTGCACAGTCCAGGTCTCATTCCTTATTGCGCTACTGATGTTGTTTTCACTGATTACATGAGAGGTGCCATGAGGATCTCAGCTTTGTCTGAAGCTGGAGTTATCTATGTCATGACCCATGACTCAATTGGTCTTGGAGCAGATGGACCGACCCATCAGCCCATTGAGCATTTGATGAACTTCCGAACAATGCCCAACATATTGATGCTCCGTCCTGCGGATGGCAATGAGACTTCTGGGGCTTACAAAGTCGCAGTCCTCAACATGAAGAGGCCATCTGTTCTCGCCCTCTCCAGGCAAAAGCTTCCTCACCTGCCTGGTACCTCGGTTGAGGGTGTTGAGAAGGGTGGGTACATCATCTCCGACAACTCAACTGGGAACAAACCTGACCTCATTATGTTGAGTACCGGTTCTGAATTGCAGATTGCTGTCAAGGCTGCCGATGAGTTAAGCAGGGAGGGGAAGACTGTTCGTGTTGTGTCACTTGTTTGCTGGGAACTTTTTGAGGAACAGTCGGATGAATACAAGGAGAGTGTTCTCCCGGAGTCGGTTACTGCAAGAATTAGTATTGAAGCAGGTTGTACTCTTGGATGGCAGAAATACGTCGGGACCAAGGGAAAGATTATTGGGATCGACAGATTCGGTGCGAGTGCTCCTGGTGAAAAGATCTTCGAGGAGTATGGTATCACCGTGGGGAGTGTCATCACAGCTGCCAGGAGCTTGTGA
- the LOC117853301 gene encoding uncharacterized protein, whose translation MRAVAAAASPPLVARAVLLLLSPRFPPPIPRPQSIMNSSPSSSPPVGYHSRAAANTRPRGGGGRRGGRRGGGGGRWVARGGGDGGDRIDALGSSSSSSSGGYHSMPAAAASPQPRGGGDGNERTDALRSSPPSSAGYHSRTTAFASPQPRGGGDRGGRGGGNGRDRIAALGRIMSRVLRHMAVELGLDMRTDGYVRVSDLLSLNLRTYAEVPLKNHTVDEVREAVRRDNKQRFSLLEEDGELLIRANQGHTVTTVTSESLLTPILSADEVSVCVHGTYRTKLSSILQSGLKRMARLHVHFSSGLPSSGEVISGMRSNINILIHLDVKKALNDGMKLYISENKVILTEGFDGVIPVKYFEKIETWPGRAPVPLQR comes from the exons ATGAgagccgtcgcggccgccgcttCGCCCCCGCTAGTAGcccgcgccgtcctcctcctcctctcccctcgcTTCCCTCCTCCGATCCCGCGCCCCCAGTCCATCATGAattcctcgccgtcctcctccccacctGTCGGCTACCACTCCAGGGCCGCCGCTAACACGCGgccgcgcggcggtggcggccggcggggagggcgccgcggcggcggcggcggccggtgggtagcgcgcggcggcggagatgggggcGACCGTATCGACGCCCTTggttcgtcgtcgtcctcctcctctggcgGCTACCACTCCatgcccgccgcggccgcttcCCCGCAGCCGCGCGGCGGTGGGGACGGGAACGAACGCACAGACGCCCTTCGTTCGTCGCCTCCCTCCTCTGCCGGCTACCACTCCAGGACCACCGCCTTCGCTTCCCCGCaaccgcgcggcggcggcgaccggggagggcgcggcggcggaaacGGGCGCGACCGCATCGCCGCCCTTGGCCGCATCAT GTCGAGGGTGCTGCGCCACATGGCGGTGGAGCTGGGCCTGGATATGAGGACGGATGGCTACGTGCGGGTCAGCGATCTTCTCAGCCTCAACCTGCGGACCTATGCTGAGGTCCCTCTAAAGAACCACACGGTGGATGAAGTCAGGGAG GCCGTTAGGCGGGACAACAAGCAGAGGTTTAGTCTGTTGGAGGAAGATGGTGAGCTATTGATTCGGGCGAACCAGGGGCACACAGTAACC ACAGTTACTTCGGAGAGTTTGCTGACACCCATTTTGTCAGCTGATGAAGTGTCag TCTGTGTGCATGGAACTTACCGTACAAAACTTAGCTCGATCTTGCAATCTGGCCTAAAGCGTATGGCGAGGTTACACGTACATTTCTCAAGTGGATTACCATCAAGTGGAGAAGTAATTAGTG GTATGCGTTCGAATATTAACATTTTAATACATTTGGACGTCAAGAAGGCACTTAATG ATGGAATGAAGCTCTACATTTCAGAGAACAAAGTGATCTTGACAGAAGGTTTTGATGGTGTCATCCCTGTGAAATACTTTGAGAAAATCGAAACATGGCCAGGACGAGCACCTGTACCGCTTCAAAGATAA
- the LOC117852427 gene encoding uncharacterized protein, translated as MTSARFDQSSMEELDHNKDLSEKLVAGVAESASALTLQEPDASSSGGWYQVYFIRTDRSGYFRMYPDLGGPFQSLDQVDCAINHHLAKLQHPSEFEEKDNYSIVDKLIHEHNYYPDGTPKRPNSRSKTNPNEEQRHLVHAHELESLVRHEGIYENDRWFNHFNFTTKTKGANGTLGSSNLFFAEVSHMQEEEAWEVNCCCTINSDDDGHCYGCRNNGSPGMQHPTDTGAYTGGHSDEYLPFGGDDRVKRLQGCMMIHFSVFC; from the exons ATGACCAGTGCAAGATTTGACCAGTCGAGCATGGAGGAGCTCGATCATAACAAGGATTT GTCTGAGAAGCTTGTGGCAGGTGTTGCTGAGTCTGCATCTGCACTAACTCTGCAGGAGCCAGATGCTTCGTCCTCAGGGGGT TGGTATCAGGTGTATTTCATTAGAACCGACCGCTCAGGATATTTCCGCATGTACCCTGATCTGGGTGGACCATTCCAGAGTTTAGATCAAGTTGACTGTGCTATCAATCATCATCTTGCCAAACTGCAGCATCCATCAGA GTTCGAGGAGAAAGATAATTATTCTATTGTGGATAAGCTGATACATGAGCATAATTATTATCCTGATGGTACACCAAAGAGACCCAATTCGCGAAGCAAAACGAATCCTAACGAGGAGCAGCGTCATTTG gttCATGCACATGAGCTTGAAAGTCTTGTGAGGCACGAAGGGATTTATGAGAATGATAGGTGGTTCAATCATTTCAATTTTACAACAAAGACAAAGGGAGCTAATGGCACCCTTGGCTCTAGCAACCTATTCTTTGCTGAAGTGTCACATATGCAAGAAGAAGAGGCTTGGGAGGTCAACTGTTGCTGCACAATTAATTCCGACGACGACG GTCACTGCTATGGCTGTAGAAACAATGGAAGTCCCGGTATGCAGCACCCCACTGATACTGGTGCATACACTGGTGGTCACTCGGATGAATATTTGCCATTCGGAGGTGATGATCGAGTTAAGCGGCTCCAAGGATGTATGATGATTCACTTTTCTGTTTTTTGTTAA